The proteins below come from a single Terriglobia bacterium genomic window:
- a CDS encoding ATP-binding protein encodes MTRVLLSWSTGKDSAWTLHVLRQQPDIEIAGLLTTLNSEFDRVAMHGTRRSILEAQAQAAQLPLWIVPLPWPCPNEIYEQRMTEACNRALAERVDAIAFGDLFLQDIRAYREKQLAPTGLKPLFPLWKIPTDTLARDMISAGLRARLTCVDTKQLSADFAAREFDSSLLSDLPKEADPCGERGEFHTCVHAGPMFTHAITLTPGEIVRRDGFVYADFQ; translated from the coding sequence ATGACTCGCGTCCTTCTCTCCTGGTCCACCGGCAAAGACAGTGCCTGGACGCTTCACGTCCTGCGCCAGCAACCCGACATCGAAATCGCCGGCCTGCTCACCACGCTCAACTCCGAGTTCGATCGCGTAGCCATGCACGGCACCCGCCGCTCCATCCTCGAAGCCCAAGCCCAAGCCGCGCAACTGCCCTTGTGGATCGTCCCGCTACCATGGCCCTGCCCCAACGAAATCTACGAGCAGCGCATGACCGAAGCCTGCAATCGCGCCCTGGCCGAGCGCGTCGACGCCATAGCTTTCGGCGACCTCTTTCTTCAGGACATCCGCGCCTATCGCGAAAAGCAACTCGCCCCCACCGGCCTCAAACCGCTTTTTCCGCTCTGGAAAATCCCAACCGACACTCTCGCCCGCGACATGATCTCCGCCGGCCTGCGTGCCCGCCTCACCTGCGTCGATACAAAACAACTCTCCGCCGACTTCGCCGCCCGCGAATTCGACTCGTCGTTGCTAAGCGATCTCCCAAAAGAAGCCGATCCCTGCGGCGAGCGCGGCGAGTTCCACACCTGCGTCCACGCCGGTCCGATGTTCACGCACGCTATCACGCTAACCCCGGGCGAAATCGTCCGCCGCGACGGCTTTGTCTACGCCGACTTTCAGTAG
- a CDS encoding carboxypeptidase-like regulatory domain-containing protein → MKRTLTLSLLALALAVAATMFAPAAQAQAGGKTVVGFVFNKADQPLSDAIVYLKNTKTLSVKTFIVGKDAAYRFTALSPNVDYELWAEFQGAKSDTKTVSSFDSRPQSHINLRVNTK, encoded by the coding sequence GTGAAACGTACACTGACGCTATCGCTTCTTGCTCTGGCACTCGCCGTCGCGGCAACAATGTTTGCGCCAGCCGCCCAGGCACAGGCTGGCGGAAAAACCGTGGTAGGATTCGTCTTCAACAAAGCGGATCAACCGCTGTCCGATGCAATCGTCTACCTGAAGAATACCAAGACGCTGAGCGTGAAGACCTTCATCGTGGGCAAAGATGCCGCCTATCGCTTCACGGCGCTCTCACCCAATGTTGACTATGAGCTCTGGGCCGAGTTCCAGGGCGCCAAGAGCGACACCAAGACCGTAAGCTCCTTCGACAGCCGACCCCAATCCCACATCAACCTCAGAGTAAACACAAAATAG
- a CDS encoding anion transporter → MTLTALPLAHVPDWRITAAYLIFLASYLVFALGKFPGLKIDRPGMAIIGAVLMVAFRIVPAGEAFRFIDFGTIVLLFSMMLLVGYLHLAGFFEWVTEHVIANLQPRHLLPAVIFMTGILSAFFVNDIVCLVLVPFVLLATRRMGLKPLPYLLAVATSANIGSVATITGNPQNMLIGSFSGISYRQFLFHLGPVALIGLLLDWLIIRWLCAPQLAATEPADTSPATPHIETQQLRKPAIVIALVLIGFIGGVPPAMMAAVGAAIMLITRTRSPRLVYDEVDWGLLVFFIGLFLIVGGAENAGLTRYLFSIANRFNLQNAGIFTATTAILSNIVSNVPAVMVLKTLVPGFSNPHTGWLVLAMASTLAGNLTITGSVANLIVVERAHDEVHIGFWDYSRVGIPVTLVTLAVGWAWLAWVR, encoded by the coding sequence ATGACCTTGACCGCTCTTCCCCTCGCCCATGTTCCCGACTGGCGCATTACCGCCGCCTATCTCATCTTTCTCGCCAGCTATCTCGTCTTCGCTTTAGGCAAATTTCCCGGCCTCAAAATCGACCGCCCTGGCATGGCCATTATCGGTGCCGTCCTGATGGTCGCCTTTCGCATCGTCCCCGCCGGCGAAGCATTCCGGTTTATCGATTTCGGCACCATCGTCCTGCTCTTCTCCATGATGCTGCTCGTCGGCTATCTCCACCTCGCCGGATTCTTCGAGTGGGTCACCGAGCACGTCATCGCCAATCTCCAGCCCCGACACCTGCTGCCCGCCGTCATATTCATGACCGGCATTCTCTCGGCGTTTTTCGTCAATGACATCGTCTGCCTCGTCCTCGTGCCCTTCGTTCTGCTCGCCACCCGCCGCATGGGACTCAAGCCGCTGCCTTACCTGCTCGCAGTCGCAACGTCCGCGAATATCGGCAGCGTCGCCACCATCACCGGGAACCCGCAGAACATGCTCATCGGCTCCTTCTCCGGAATCTCCTACCGCCAGTTCCTCTTCCACCTCGGTCCCGTCGCGCTCATCGGACTCCTGCTTGACTGGCTCATCATCCGCTGGCTCTGTGCTCCTCAACTCGCCGCCACAGAACCCGCCGACACTTCGCCGGCCACTCCCCACATCGAAACCCAGCAACTCCGCAAACCCGCCATCGTCATCGCCCTCGTGCTCATCGGCTTCATCGGCGGAGTTCCGCCCGCCATGATGGCCGCCGTCGGCGCCGCCATCATGCTCATCACCCGTACCCGCAGCCCTCGCCTCGTCTACGACGAGGTCGATTGGGGCCTGCTCGTCTTCTTCATCGGACTCTTTCTCATCGTCGGCGGCGCCGAAAACGCCGGCCTCACCCGCTACCTTTTCTCGATCGCCAACCGCTTCAATCTCCAGAACGCCGGCATCTTCACCGCCACCACCGCGATCCTCTCCAACATCGTCAGCAACGTTCCCGCCGTCATGGTCCTCAAAACCCTCGTCCCCGGCTTCTCTAACCCGCACACCGGATGGCTCGTTCTCGCCATGGCCAGCACCCTCGCCGGAAACCTCACCATCACTGGTTCCGTCGCCAACCTCATCGTCGTCGAGCGCGCCCACGACGAAGTCCACATCGGCTTCTGGGACTACTCTCGCGTCGGCATCCCCGTAACGCTGGTCACGCTTGCGGTCGGCTGGGCCTGGTTGGCCTGGGTACGATAG
- a CDS encoding rhomboid family intramembrane serine protease, with the protein MARRSSMSSMGFPPFTYMVKWLIAINCAVFLLMLLGSGLNFLSTGDVYFALGLVPKLIVHGWIWQLVTYSFIHAGLWHLLFNMLTLWMFGSQFEMDWGRKQFLEFYLFCVVGAALTSIFVGYGALAIYQGYQAPLIRSIAGLIVTPTIGASGGIFGILLAYGIIYGNREILLWFVLPVKAKYLVAAFIFIALVGALGETGGVANFAHLGGAFFGWVYLRFVPRRGLGFATTEGYFGIRNRYIKWRRRRAARKFEVYMRKQNQPTNYNEYFDEYGNYRDPNAKKKDNGEGRGPWVN; encoded by the coding sequence ATGGCACGTAGGTCAAGCATGAGCAGCATGGGGTTTCCGCCGTTCACCTACATGGTGAAGTGGCTGATTGCCATTAACTGTGCGGTGTTCCTGCTGATGTTATTGGGGTCGGGGCTGAACTTTCTGAGCACGGGAGATGTGTACTTCGCGCTCGGGTTGGTTCCGAAGCTGATTGTCCACGGATGGATCTGGCAGTTGGTTACGTACTCGTTCATTCATGCCGGATTGTGGCACCTGTTGTTTAACATGCTGACGCTGTGGATGTTCGGCTCGCAGTTTGAGATGGACTGGGGGCGAAAGCAGTTCCTGGAGTTCTATTTATTCTGCGTGGTTGGCGCGGCGCTGACGAGCATCTTTGTTGGTTATGGCGCGCTTGCCATCTACCAGGGCTACCAGGCGCCGCTGATCCGCAGCATTGCGGGCCTGATTGTTACACCGACAATCGGCGCGAGCGGGGGCATCTTCGGCATCCTGCTGGCGTACGGAATTATTTACGGCAATCGCGAAATCCTGCTGTGGTTCGTCCTGCCGGTGAAAGCGAAGTACCTGGTCGCGGCATTCATCTTCATCGCGCTGGTGGGCGCGCTGGGTGAGACAGGCGGAGTGGCGAACTTTGCACATCTTGGCGGGGCGTTCTTCGGATGGGTTTACCTGCGATTCGTGCCGAGGCGAGGATTGGGATTCGCGACAACGGAAGGGTACTTCGGGATTCGAAACCGCTATATCAAGTGGAGGAGACGACGCGCGGCGAGGAAATTCGAAGTCTATATGCGCAAGCAGAACCAGCCAACGAACTATAACGAGTACTTCGACGAGTACGGAAACTATCGGGACCCGAACGCGAAGAAAAAAGATAACGGCGAGGGTCGTGGTCCGTGGGTCAACTAA
- a CDS encoding 30S ribosomal protein S1 has protein sequence MDTAQEHAETPEQTEPAHAEAPQTASDGAPQPVAGTDSTHTQEPPSAGAPKREETKMTEDFATALETFEQEQTEAAQHEDRVIHGTVISVVPGKHLVVDIGTKSEGVVPIAEVTDHEGNVKFNPGDPIDVMTEKGHTEEGYVNLSFQKAQRIHAWDEIEKAYNEKSPIKVHVIDRIKGGLTVDILGARAFLPGSQVDVRPVRNLEGYKNQEMEVRVIKLNKKRGNIVVSRKAILDEEISAKRGQTLQHLEEGAVLTGTVKNLTDYGAFVDLGGIDGLLHITDMSWGRLTHPRDLVQVGDQIQVKVLKFDKDKQRVSLGFKQLTPDPWLDAAERYPIGAHVKGRVISVTDYGAFIELEQGIEGLVHVSEMTWSKRMKHPSKIVNVGDTVETVVLNVNPGERRISLGMKQLETNPWESLHEKFPVGSTVEGKVRNLTDFGAFIEIEDGIDGLVHVSNLSWTKRVKHPSEVLKKGDKVKAVVLAIEPDNRRLSLGVKQLQPDVWDTFFDQHRVGDVVHGKVLRLASFGAFVEIADGVEGLCHNSEATDANEQPVKLEPNQEFDFKIIKMNQAEKKVGLSLRAAGEEPTRQEVESYKHSSATPGTSTIGELIDWGRKDRE, from the coding sequence GTGGATACTGCGCAAGAGCACGCCGAAACACCAGAACAGACAGAACCAGCGCACGCTGAAGCACCGCAAACGGCTTCAGACGGCGCGCCTCAGCCAGTAGCGGGGACCGACAGCACTCATACCCAGGAGCCGCCCAGCGCGGGCGCGCCGAAACGTGAAGAAACCAAAATGACGGAAGATTTCGCAACCGCACTCGAAACATTCGAACAAGAACAGACGGAGGCTGCGCAGCACGAGGATCGCGTGATCCACGGGACTGTGATCAGCGTCGTCCCCGGCAAGCACCTGGTGGTCGACATTGGGACCAAGAGCGAAGGCGTAGTGCCGATCGCCGAGGTCACGGACCACGAAGGCAACGTGAAGTTCAATCCCGGCGACCCGATCGACGTGATGACGGAGAAGGGTCACACCGAGGAAGGCTACGTGAACCTCTCGTTCCAGAAGGCGCAGAGGATTCACGCGTGGGACGAGATCGAGAAGGCGTATAACGAGAAATCTCCGATCAAGGTGCACGTTATTGACCGTATTAAAGGCGGTCTGACGGTGGACATCCTGGGCGCGCGGGCGTTCCTGCCCGGGTCGCAGGTGGACGTACGGCCAGTGCGCAACCTGGAAGGCTACAAGAACCAGGAAATGGAAGTCCGCGTAATTAAGCTGAACAAGAAGCGCGGGAACATCGTGGTGAGCCGCAAGGCGATTTTGGACGAAGAGATTTCGGCGAAGCGCGGACAAACACTGCAGCACCTGGAAGAGGGCGCGGTGCTGACGGGAACCGTCAAGAACCTGACTGACTACGGCGCGTTCGTGGACCTCGGCGGGATCGATGGGCTGCTGCATATCACCGACATGTCGTGGGGGCGCCTGACGCATCCGCGCGACCTGGTGCAGGTGGGCGACCAGATCCAGGTGAAGGTTCTGAAGTTCGATAAGGACAAGCAGCGGGTTTCGCTGGGCTTTAAGCAGTTGACGCCGGACCCGTGGCTGGATGCAGCGGAGCGGTATCCGATTGGCGCGCATGTGAAGGGACGCGTGATCTCTGTGACCGACTACGGCGCGTTTATCGAGCTGGAACAGGGCATCGAAGGTCTGGTGCACGTCAGCGAGATGACGTGGTCGAAGCGGATGAAGCATCCGTCGAAGATCGTGAACGTCGGCGATACGGTGGAGACGGTAGTGCTGAACGTGAACCCTGGAGAGCGCAGGATTTCGCTGGGCATGAAGCAGCTGGAGACGAATCCGTGGGAGTCGCTGCATGAGAAGTTCCCAGTCGGATCGACGGTCGAAGGTAAGGTTCGGAACCTGACGGACTTCGGCGCGTTCATCGAGATCGAAGATGGGATCGATGGGCTGGTGCACGTCAGCAACTTGAGCTGGACGAAACGGGTGAAGCATCCGTCGGAAGTACTGAAGAAGGGCGACAAGGTGAAGGCCGTGGTGCTGGCGATCGAGCCGGATAACCGTCGGCTAAGCCTCGGCGTGAAGCAGCTGCAGCCGGATGTTTGGGACACCTTCTTCGATCAGCATCGGGTGGGCGACGTGGTTCATGGCAAGGTTCTGCGGCTGGCGAGCTTTGGAGCATTCGTTGAGATCGCCGATGGCGTCGAGGGTCTGTGCCATAACAGCGAAGCGACGGACGCGAACGAGCAACCGGTGAAGCTCGAGCCGAACCAGGAGTTCGACTTCAAGATCATCAAGATGAACCAGGCGGAAAAGAAGGTCGGGTTGAGCCTGCGCGCCGCGGGCGAAGAGCCGACACGACAGGAGGTCGAGAGCTATAAGCACTCGAGCGCAACGCCGGGGACTTCGACGATTGGGGAACTGATTGATTGGGGACGGAAAGATAGAGAATAG
- a CDS encoding M28 family metallopeptidase, whose translation MSASKIVAKFAVVMMLGSLMVAQEHADTKNKDTRLQKAADVGHRMKVDPQIVAAMKKVSAEKLKANNEKLVSFGTRQTLSVKLPTDSPRGIVKAADWIKSQFEEYSKACGGCLEVKTQTETQPVSSRIPEATPITNVYAMLKGTDPESAKRIFVVSGHYDSRDSETNDYEKDAPGANDDGSGTVLVLEAARVLSQYKFPATIIFLTVAGEEQGLYGSKNFAKMAKAESWDIEADLNNDIVGGDKSPGQDPMKVRVFSEGIPVAATPQEIRRIRALGEENDSISRQVARYVYEIGHAYSAGPGFHPVMEYRPDRYLRGGDQSSFNEEGFAAVRFTEWRENYNHQHQTPRTENGIEYGDWPKFVDFPYVAKVTRLEVATLMSLAEAPAPPANVKLLLRRLTNDTDLAWDPSPGGRVAYYEVVWRPTDEPNWTDSKNVGTATTATLPISKDNVVFGVRAVDAKGHKSLVVAPQPGR comes from the coding sequence ATGAGCGCAAGCAAAATCGTCGCCAAGTTTGCGGTAGTGATGATGCTGGGGTCCCTGATGGTTGCTCAAGAACATGCGGACACGAAGAACAAAGACACACGTCTGCAAAAAGCGGCAGATGTGGGGCACCGGATGAAGGTTGATCCGCAGATCGTTGCGGCGATGAAGAAAGTCTCTGCTGAGAAGCTGAAAGCGAATAACGAGAAGCTGGTTTCGTTTGGAACACGGCAGACGCTATCGGTAAAGCTTCCGACGGATTCTCCTCGTGGGATCGTCAAGGCTGCGGACTGGATCAAGTCGCAATTCGAGGAATACTCGAAGGCGTGCGGCGGGTGTCTCGAAGTAAAGACACAGACGGAAACGCAGCCAGTTTCCAGCCGGATTCCCGAGGCCACACCGATCACGAACGTTTACGCGATGCTGAAGGGGACCGACCCGGAGAGCGCGAAGCGAATTTTCGTGGTTTCCGGACATTATGATTCGCGGGATTCGGAGACTAACGATTACGAGAAGGACGCGCCGGGCGCGAACGACGACGGAAGCGGCACCGTACTGGTGTTGGAAGCGGCCCGGGTGCTGAGCCAGTACAAGTTCCCGGCGACGATCATCTTCCTTACGGTTGCAGGCGAGGAGCAGGGACTGTACGGCTCGAAGAACTTCGCGAAGATGGCGAAGGCGGAGAGTTGGGACATTGAGGCGGACCTGAATAACGATATCGTGGGTGGCGATAAGTCGCCGGGGCAGGATCCGATGAAGGTACGCGTGTTCTCGGAGGGGATTCCAGTGGCGGCGACGCCACAGGAGATTCGCAGGATTCGGGCACTGGGGGAGGAGAACGATTCCATTTCTCGGCAGGTGGCACGATACGTCTACGAGATCGGACACGCGTATTCCGCGGGACCGGGATTCCATCCGGTGATGGAGTATCGGCCGGATCGCTACCTGCGCGGGGGCGATCAGAGTTCGTTCAATGAAGAAGGGTTCGCGGCCGTGCGATTTACGGAGTGGCGCGAGAACTACAATCACCAGCATCAGACCCCACGAACAGAGAACGGCATCGAATATGGGGACTGGCCGAAGTTCGTGGATTTTCCGTATGTGGCGAAGGTGACGAGGCTGGAAGTGGCAACGCTGATGTCGCTGGCCGAGGCTCCGGCGCCGCCGGCGAATGTGAAGTTGCTGCTACGGCGACTGACGAACGATACGGACTTGGCGTGGGATCCCTCGCCGGGCGGGCGAGTGGCGTACTACGAGGTGGTGTGGCGTCCAACCGATGAACCAAATTGGACCGACAGCAAGAACGTGGGGACCGCCACGACAGCAACACTGCCGATTTCGAAGGATAATGTAGTGTTCGGGGTTCGAGCGGTGGACGCTAAGGGACATAAGAGTTTGGTGGTGGCACCCCAGCCGGGAAGGTAA
- a CDS encoding PilZ domain-containing protein: protein MKTLQVGEKRRNSRVAVGYRAGIRWFGQIVQAEVLNASRAGIRITTNCRLRLNGYVDIAVPYCKEAENLWLPARVAWMRESADGKHEYGLQHYKRKDPSD from the coding sequence TTGAAGACGTTACAGGTTGGGGAGAAGCGCCGGAATAGTCGGGTTGCGGTAGGCTATCGTGCGGGAATCCGATGGTTTGGACAGATCGTCCAGGCGGAAGTGCTGAATGCGTCGCGGGCGGGGATTCGGATCACCACGAATTGCCGGCTGCGCCTGAACGGCTACGTCGATATTGCGGTACCTTACTGCAAAGAGGCGGAGAACCTGTGGCTGCCCGCGCGCGTGGCCTGGATGCGAGAGTCGGCTGACGGAAAGCACGAATACGGGCTGCAGCACTACAAACGCAAAGACCCTTCCGATTGA